The Lampris incognitus isolate fLamInc1 chromosome 4, fLamInc1.hap2, whole genome shotgun sequence genome segment GTGGCATTGGTTATAGCAGGGACATAGTGAGAGGGACTGTGTCATAGATGGGTTATGCgacaatgggcccctgggcacaAATAGGAGATCAGTAAAAGCCACCTTTAATATTAACAGATATAGtctaaaacaacagcaacaaaaaaacaacaaaaaccaaaacaaacaatgacGACAAGCTGCCGTTGACATGAATGAATGAGTGCTTCAGCTGTGCAGTGACAAACGAAGAGTAAATACCAGCGAATTTAGCCGGAGTCTCTGGTTTAGGGGCCCCCTGACCCCTTGGGCCCTTAAATGCGAATCGCTCTATAACCAAGACAAATTCGTGTGTATCCTTGTATTGCCGAATAAATCCATTCTGGTTCTGAATCTGAGCTCACGCCGAGGGAGATGCCCATTAAAGTGTCACATGGCCTCTCTGCCCACGTCATGTACATATATCTATGGTCACGTCTCATCGGACCAATCGGCGCTTGGCAGCGGCGTGGGGCTGCTGTATATAACCAGGACCTACCACAGGTGCCAGCCAGAGAGAGATGTGATGCCCCTGAACAAGACAGAGGTGGTCCTCCATCACGTTTGACAGGGTTTCGTGCACGTGGAGTGCCTTTTCATCTTGATATGCCCTCACTAGAAGAGCCGGGGCGTCTCCGGTCGCCAGCGGGGTCTGGACTGTCCCCCTTCATGGAGATGGGTGAAATACTCAACTCAAGTGGACCGACGAACCGAACTTGGACTCGGGAGAAGAAATTCAGCAGTCTGGAGGACATCGACGTCACCGCGGACGGGAGCCCGATCCTCCGGATACTGGTATCTGTGGTGTACTCGGTAGTTTGCGCCGTGGGCTTAGTGGGCAACTTGTTAGTCTTCCTCCTCATGAGGTTAAGGCAGGGTCGCAAGAAGTCGAGCATCAACTTCTTCATCATCAATTTGGCTGTGACCGACTTCCAGTTCGTGTTGACTCTGCCTTTCTGGGCAGTGGACACTGCGCTGGACTTCAGCTGGCCCTTTGGAAACGCCATGTGCAAAATCATCCTGTCGGTGACGGTGATGAACATGTACGCCAGCGTGTTCTTCCTCACGGCGATGAGCGTGAGCCGTTACTGGTCCGTCGCCTCGGCTCTAAAGAACCGAGTCGGCCGGAGGTCGCTTCCTGTGAAATGGGTGTGCGCGCTGCTCTGGGGGTCTGCGACGGTCGCCACAGCCCCCACCACTATTTTCTCTGCCGGGATCGAGGTGGCCGGGGAGAAACTTTGCCTTTTAAAGTTCCCGGACGGACACGACTGGCTCGCCCTTTACCACATCCAGAAGATCGTCGTGGCTTTCATAGTGCCCATGCTCACCGTGTCCTGCAGCTATCTGATGCTCTTGCGCTTCATCCGACAGAGGAGCATGCACAACACCCCCAACCCGAAGCGGCGCTCCAGAGTCACCAAATCCGTCACCGTGGTGGTTCTGTCCTTCTTTCTCTGCTGGATGCCGAACCATGCCATCACGTTTTGGGGCGTCTTGGTCAAATTTAACGCCGTCAACTGGGACGAGACGTACTACATGGTGCACACCTACGTGTTCCCCGTCACCGTCTGCCTGGCGCACGCCAACAGCTGTTTGAACCCGGTGCTGTATTGCCTCATGCGGCGGGAGTTCAGGAAGATGCTCAGGGATGTGTTCTGGAGAAGCCCCGCTGCTGCGGCGACCAGCCAAGCTTACCCGGTGCGCAGCACGCTCTCTGCCACGTTCAAAACCCAGGGAGCCATACCTCTGCAAGTGTTGGACAACAGCCAGTGCCGGCTCTCCATAATAGACCAGAAAGGTTCACCTGGCTTACACATGATCCCACACATCTGAAAATGTGCACTTTTGAATTTGCTTGATTTTGGTTTACTGCGTTCATTTATCTGATAGGGAATGTGTACGCCCGTCCGCTGGGTTGCAGTTAAATTGGATGCTTTACGCACGGCTGAGTTTGCCATTACGCATGGGTGAAACTGACGACTAGCTCAAGTTTTCATTGTATGAACATCAATAAGGGAACGTAGCGATGATATCACATGCTGGCTTCCCTAACAAGCATACTATGTGGATGTAATGCCAGGGATTTAACGGAAACCTGGCGATGCATTTGAGGCAGTGTCTGAAAGCCATGCACATACCTTTTACAAAATAAATGTATAATATTCTGTGTCAGTAACAAAAAACCATAGTGGTCATTATAAACACAGAATCACCAGTGTTTTGTTGTGGCTAAAACATCTGTGAACACAATCTGAATGTTTATTTAGCGTGTGTAAATTATCATCACATGGAAATAAAGTCATGTTACATCTGCTGGTTTATGTATACACAAACTAATCCCACccttgccttctcttttttttgaacaCCAAAATATGTCTGTGATAGGTGCTTATAACCCCAGAAACAACCTtctccaccgtgctgcccccccccccccagttgttagactgttgcctcacagcaagaaggtcctggtttcgaaccccatttcatcccaggtcctttctgtgtggagtttgcatgttctccctgtgtctgcgtgggtttcctccgggtgctcaggtttcctcccttcatcaaaaagacatgcatgttagggttaatactcctgtctgtgcccctgagcaaggcaatggaaagaagaactggagttggtccccgggtgctgcacggcgtcTGTCCACTGCTTctagcgacacagctaggatgggtcaaatgcagaggatgaatttccccacagggattaataaagtacatcttatcttatcttatcttatcttatctgaaTAGCATTTAGTATTGAAGATGGACCTATATGTTCATGCCACCATGCAGAGATGATGATAATGGTGCATGGTCTGAGACAAGCATCCTTTAGTATAATGTTTGGAGTAATTTTTGAACCGATGTTTGCATACCATATCCCTGTAGTATCAGCAACCCTTTCATTACACGCCACCGACAACTTGAATGTCGAAATAATATTCAAATCCAAATGTGTGCTGGAAACCTTACATTCctgaaaatttaacatgcaaacaaatgtcctttatcGGTTCTCTCTATTGCATATTTAAGATAACAGATTATTCGTGAAAATCCAAAATAATAGCATTTTTTTGTACTTTCCGTTATTACTGACTTTCATCAGAACACACTGCATACAGTGACTCACGTCTTCACCATCGGTAAGGTATGTTGCGTTGAGTGTGGAGAGGGCGCAAAACGGTGACAGCAACCAACCTGATGGCAGACAGAGATCATGGAGATCCTTTTTCAACTGATTCTACAACAGAAAGCAAAATCCTTTCTGATCAGCCAAGGCTGCAGCAAGCCCCTCTTTTCTTAAAGCCAGTGCATGTGCCTGACTTGACAGTGTGCCGTAATGCCCCCCTCTTGTCACTTGAAACGTGTCATCGCCTCCGTATGTCCATAGACTGGCAGATAGGTTTAGATTAATTACTGTTGTGTGTCTTGTTAGATGGAAATGGCTACAGTGAGCAACAGATATCACAACCAAGTGATGTTCATGATAGTGTGATGAAAGTATTCTAACTGATCAGCATCTTGCTGTGTGCTTGTCGTTCACTCTGAGAGGCGATGCTGGAGGAGAGGACCTCACTCCGGCGCAGACACGAAGCACAGAAACACAAAGACAATCTTCTGCATTGCTGAACAACAATCACGGCGTGGGGGGGCAAGGACTCCTGCAAAGGCCACCAAATTCCCCCTGGGTGAACAGTGTAATGACCAAGGCTGTAAGAGGACTCTCTAGAGCTGCAGAAAGACACCCCAACATCATGCATAATTACCTGAAAAATAGTTTCGACTGAATACCATTCGTTTCACAAGGATTAGATTTTCTAAGATGCCCTGCGTTTTGGATTGTGGCGATATAGTAGCTGTGACTTCCATCCCATCAGTTATTCTCTTCACACACAGGGCATCAGTTAATAATATGTTGCGATTTTTACTGAACAATTTTGTCCAAAAGCAAAACATTTACTTCTTTGTCATGTACATTTGATCAAATGAATGTATAGAGGAGTATGATCCTGTAGTTGTTCAATCCATCACTGCCTACTTTAAGAAAAAGTCATTGCGTTCTTGTGAAGCAAGTATTGTCCCTTCCTGTTAAGCAagacaaatatgacaacaacaacaaaaaaatcgtaCGAGAAAATTAAGCCAGGGTAGCTGTCACATTGTCAGATATGGGCTAAATGGTTTTTAGCCGTCTCTACCATGCAGTGATATATCCTTAACCACAGAGGGGCACTCTTGGTCACAACTTCAGTGATGGTCTATGGAAAGGGATGTCCAGTAATTTGCCATAGAGGGCCATGTATTTTCAgcttttctttccaacccaacactacgTCCGCTGATTTCACTGATCACTCCTCCAGTGTGTTaactagtgaaatcagctggtgtgctGTTGGGTTGGAATGTGAAAACTCGTATACATGTGGTCCTCCATGGTATATCATTGAAACCTACTGGGAAAGTGATTCTTCATCTTGTCCACAGGTACCGAAATTCCACTGGTTTTCGATTCTGCGTCTCATGGGAGCAACAGGTGAACTGGGTGGAGAACCACATGATAAGTCTATTTGGTCTATGTAGTCactggacggcacggtggcccagtggttagcactgttggctcacagaaagaaggtcctgggttcaaaccccaggccatcccaggtcctctctgtggggggtttgcatgttctccccgtgtctgcggtgggtttcctccgggtgctgcggtttgctcccaccatcaaaaagacaaaaagacatgcatgttagggttaatcttcctgtctgtgcccctgagcaaggcaatggtaagaagaactggagttggtccccgggcgctgtcgctgcccactgctcctacacaataggatggcttaaatacagagaacaaattcattgtaacctgtgcaatgacaaaataaataaataaaataaagtgactttctggTGTGATGTCCGTGATTATCATGGAAGTGACCCTGTGCTTCATGCTCCACGGCCATGCAATGTCACATTTTGTTCAATTAGCTAGCAAAGATTCCCATTGCCGCTGCTGATGACTTTAACTGTACTGGTCATACATAAGAGATTAGCTACATGATCGGCTACACTTACTCATGTGTGATACAAGCATGAACATTTTGAAAATAACAAGCCAGCACCCTGCTTTTCTTTCATTAGAAATTAATGAAGAACAGGCGACAGTTGCTTTCTGCTCTAAAAAAGCCCTTCCAAGCACTTAACACAGTTGGTCTTAATGAATACCACAGGGAATCACAAATCCTACATGTCCTGATGTACGGGATTGCCTACTGAAAAGTCTTGAGATTAGTGTAACTCCTGAGTACTGTGGCTAATTTCCTTTCATTCACACTTTTCATGATTGTACATTGTGTATGCACTGTGTATTTTCTGTCAAGATGTGGACATTTTAGCTGGAGTGAAAACTGTCAACTGAGCACCTTTTGTGTCAAATTCAGcaacagaaattagttttaaaAACTTCTATGACCTACATATATTAGTCAATTGAACTGTTCATCATGAATCTTGAAGGACCAATGGGAGATGCCATACTCCAAGTGAAACTAAATGAATGTCACTTTATTCAACATTGTATTctgacaatgaaatttgttctctgcatttaacccatcctattatataaGAACAGTATATATGCTGaacatctttttgatggtgggaggaaaccggagcacccggaggaaacccaccgcagacatggggagaacatgcaaactccacacagaaaggacctgggatggcctggggttcgaacccaggaccttcttgctgtgaggcaacagcgctaaccactgggccaccatgccagccTGTAAGTGGCACATTAACACAGGATACTACTGCACATTTAAAACTCTGCCACTTATACAGTACACTGTGTGATGTCACATTAAATGATCTGTCATTATGAACCAATGTAATTCATAATCTAAACTGTGGTAGGCAAAATAGTCAAGGAAAACAGTCCCCCAagtcacatacacaaacaaaagacCCAAAAAAGAGATGTTTTATTCTCCATTTTCAACTTTTCACACCTCATTCGAAAGGATACTGACATTCATGGTTAACACAAAGAGGGATTGCAGCAACAGAACTCAGATCATACAGTAAGCATTGTGCATTTTTGCTCTTGATTTTTATGGCTGTTGATGATAAACTGGTTACACTGTGTGAgctatttttcttcttttaaaaaaaatgtttttttaaacatttttaaccaGCTACTCAAGCAGCTCATGAACAGTAGGTGGACTTTGTGGGCAAAAtaagagtttttgtttttttgcataccCTTTTACAAAGGCTATTTGTTCTGATGCAAAGCATGTTCGAAGATGGCAACTGCTGTCTGACAACTGGTTTTTGTAGCTAATGCTTACTTGATTTCATTTATCTTGCTACTAACGATACAAAATAACTCATTAGCCTTTGTGGAAACCAATATCGTGTTTTATAAAGGTATGAAAAGGTACTTGGCTATTTACAAATTTCAAGTTAACATTTGACAACAAAAAAGTGCATTGAAATGAAAAAAATCATCCTGCATAATTAACAGGATTAAAATATTAAAGGACGAGAAACAAACTCTCAAGAGAGGATACATGTGTATGAGGGACATAATACTAATTCTCTGTACAAGCTCCTCTGATGCAGGGGCCACAGATGAGTCTTTGTACTTTAGGATATTCGAGTCCTCTTGACGCTCTGGTGATCAGTTTACCTTTGTTTCTTCATAAATTACTTCACAAGCCCAGTGGACCTGCTACAGACGCCATCTTCTTTGATGATCAAAATTCTTTAGCAACGTACAGTATGACGGCTTTTAATTTGTGGAAACGTTTGGGTGACACACCACCCTTGAGGTTTTTCATGTATTTGAAAATGAACCATAagagataaataaatacacatgAGGAATAGACATAAAACGTGTTTGGGTGAAGCTGTTTGCCTCAAGGGCAAAGTCAAGCCCCAAATCATTGAATAGATCAATCAAAGCTTGCTCTTTCACTCTTTCAGAAAGCCAGAGAGAGTACAACCGCTCCAGCCTTAAGCTGTAGAAAGAACATCTCCAAAGTTTGCAGAGGAATAACAACCAGGGCAATGGACCACATGGACAATGAGGGCCCTAGAGTTGTGACAGTGCAGGCGTTGCTGGGTTAAGTGTGACAGTGCTGACTCATTGGGGTCAGGGGTCGTGGCTTGGGACAGACCCAGTGCACTGAGCAAGTCATGCTTCAGCAGTCTGGCGTAGCTGTCTGTCGGCGGTGCCACTGTAGTGCTGGAGAACGGGAATGGAGGTGGGAAGGTCCCTGAGTGTCGGTTCCCCTGTGGAAAAGGTGTGTCGCGGGAACCCCTCGCCTGCGTTACCGCTCTTCAGCCACTTTCCCATTTACCTCCTGCTCATCCTCATCTCTCCTCTTCTGCCTCTGGAAGAAGCCCAGCTGGGTAAGACACAAATCAAACACCAGGACAAATTATATAGTTATGTTTTTAATATACATTTTTAtcaaaaaaatacatattgtaacagtgtaacgaccacagatgtgtagactcacttgcccctggctaacgggttggaccctttagttgactggttagtgcagttgccccgTGGTACAGGGAAgaccaggttcgattcccggctgccccctgaattctcacaCTTTTGCACTCCCGCAATTCAGGGGGCCAGCCGAGAATCGAATCTGGGTTCCCCGCAttacgggcgactgcgctaaccagtcaactaaaaggttCGATCCATTAGCCAAGGACTAGTGAGTTTACACACCCATgctcgttacactgttacactacc includes the following:
- the rxfp3.3a2 gene encoding relaxin-3 receptor 1 is translated as MGEILNSSGPTNRTWTREKKFSSLEDIDVTADGSPILRILVSVVYSVVCAVGLVGNLLVFLLMRLRQGRKKSSINFFIINLAVTDFQFVLTLPFWAVDTALDFSWPFGNAMCKIILSVTVMNMYASVFFLTAMSVSRYWSVASALKNRVGRRSLPVKWVCALLWGSATVATAPTTIFSAGIEVAGEKLCLLKFPDGHDWLALYHIQKIVVAFIVPMLTVSCSYLMLLRFIRQRSMHNTPNPKRRSRVTKSVTVVVLSFFLCWMPNHAITFWGVLVKFNAVNWDETYYMVHTYVFPVTVCLAHANSCLNPVLYCLMRREFRKMLRDVFWRSPAAAATSQAYPVRSTLSATFKTQGAIPLQVLDNSQCRLSIIDQKGSPGLHMIPHI